The genomic window GCAATCGGATGTGATGAGGTTCTTGCTGAGGGTTAGATGCTGGGAGTACCGTCAGCTTCCGTCCATCGTACGTGTTACGCATTCAACGCGACCCGACAAGGCTAGACGCCTCGGCTATAAGGCGAAGCAGGTATGTATTTGAATGCTCTCGTTGCTTATCTCGTTTCTCTTCGTCTTTTTTTGGGAATTAGGATTAAGGATACTAGATTTTTGGCGTGTATGTTGCAGACTTGCAATGATATTACGTTCGTGCAACCGTAAATATGTGATCTGTTCTTCTGTATGTCATGTTATAAGTGATACTCATGTATATGTTAtagtttttgtaaaaaaataatgctTAAGTTTGCAGTATCTCGTTTTAGTTGGTTGGCTATGCTATTCCATTTTCATCAACGGACTGTCAATAACTCCGTGGTCGACGGCGAAGAAAGAAATGAAGGGATGTTCTTTTGGGAAAATGTAGAATAATACACCTGTCGAGACGAAAGCACAATGGGAACAGTAGATTTCTGGGTGGtattcttaaattttttgaagATTCCGGCCTTGTCAAATTTTTTTGTACGTTTATCGGGTCTTGTGAGAAACAACCACAATTATTGTTGGAATATCGAGGCTTTGGGTTTTTGTGCTTCTTTTAGGCGCTTGAAACTTAGAAGATATAAAATCACTGTCttgcttaattatttttgcTATTCTCAAGGGCCAGTGGCCGGCCATCCAAACCAATAAACTTGTTGGAACGTCTCATTAATGTCAAATAGGATTTACAGAATTTCTTGATCACGCGATGCAGATATTATATCATTAATGAATTTCTTTATCATATATTTCGACTGTGTAATTTGGCTGAATTATACCTACAGGGTTATGTCATTTACCGAGTTCGTGTCAGACGCGGTGGAAGGAAGAGGCCGGTGCCTAAAGGCATTGTCTATGGTAAGCCCACTAACCAGGGTGTCACTCAACTCAAATTCCAGCGCAGCAAGCGGTCTGTTGCGGAGGAGAGGGCAGGGAGGAAGCTGGGTGGCCTGAGGGTTCTGAACTCATATTGGATCAACGAGGTTCACACtctaaaaacatttaattagattcatttattttgttttctaaaaCAATTTGGATATGTTACGGTGAATTAAAATCTCAAGCAAATTTCTTTTACAAATGCCAGAAGTTTATGTCGTCCCATATAGATGCTTCTGAAATAGCCTTGTGGAAATCTATTATGGTGTGTTGGTCATTTTAGGATCATCAAAGTTGTTTTTGGCACATGTCAAGTTATAACTGCTCTGCTTTCAAAGCACATCTTCTGACACTTGTCTAAATATTGTTTGGTAATGATGTAGGATTCAACGTACAAGTATTTTGAAGTTATACTCATTGATCCAGCCCATACAACAATCCGGAATGACCCAAGGATCAACTGGATCTGCAATCCTGTCCACAAACACAGGGAGCTTCGTGGGCTTACATCTGCTGGAAAGAAGTTTAGGGGTCTCCGAGGAAAAGGTCACCTGCATCACAAAGCTCGTCCTTCGAGAAGAGCTACTTGGAAGAGGAACCAGACTCTGTCTCTCCGCCGGTATCGTTGATCTTCATGAAATTTTTTGGTTTTCTACAAGAAACCTAAATCTTTAATCTGGTGGTAGAGTTGTTTTCTACTCGAGAAGAAGCGTTCAGTTTTATCTTATTCAGTTATTTGATCGCCATTCCTGAGTTCGGAGTGCAGCAGCTCTTACTAGATCTGCTATACAGTTTATATTATTTGTGTTTCCTATAGACTTCTCTGCAGAATGTGTAATTTATTCGAGGAAAATTCAGAGATTTACTTGTCTTGAACATTTGGTCGAGTTGAATGATAAGCAGTGAAAGTACCTTGAATCCTATTGTTGCCAATCGACTTACTTTGTGTTGAATATGATATATTTCTGGTTTTAGTGAAACATAATGGTATAATATATGTAGCAAGCTCATATAATTTACCCAATTATTAATTGATAACAATATTGATAATTCATGTATGTTTACTCCATTTTCAaatgtcatttaaaatcaacaaataTTAAACTAAAGGACTGACTTCCAATTACATTTGATTTGATGTAGTACATtctattttatatcaaaataattacCGCAAGATTAAATTGGGTTTAAACGATCGTGACTGAGAGGAAGCAATTCATGGGATTTTTTTGCTTTTATACGAGTTCGGACTTACATCTCTGGTTCAAAGGGATTGGAAAGAGGCGATGCATTGTTTTACTCATATTTACGAAGCCCACTATACActttgtaaaaattaatttaactaGCAATCTATCCACGTGATAATACTTTTGTAAAGATTTTTAACATCATTagttattttaaacaaaataatttattaattatgattACCAATTACTTTTGCAAAGATTTttgtccattttttttttttggatcaaTGATACA from Primulina huaijiensis isolate GDHJ02 unplaced genomic scaffold, ASM1229523v2 scaffold207924, whole genome shotgun sequence includes these protein-coding regions:
- the LOC140966769 gene encoding large ribosomal subunit protein eL15-like → MRFLLRVRCWEYRQLPSIVRVTHSTRPDKARRLGYKAKQGYVIYRVRVRRGGRKRPVPKGIVYGKPTNQGVTQLKFQRSKRSVAEERAGRKLGGLRVLNSYWINEDSTYKYFEVILIDPAHTTIRNDPRINWICNPVHKHRELRGLTSAGKKFRGLRGKGHLHHKARPSRRATWKRNQTLSLRRYR